One genomic window of Salmo salar chromosome ssa12, Ssal_v3.1, whole genome shotgun sequence includes the following:
- the LOC106565508 gene encoding ammonium transporter Rh type B-like has protein sequence MNNSTSLRVRLPVLVLLMEVVFLGLFAGFVTYDDNANAKFQNNETNPMDNSLYRDYPFFADVQVMIFVGFGCLLAFLRLYGFSGMVFNFLTATFTIQWAILVQGYFQFYSDGKIHLGVINLLNAEFACAVVLISFGAVLGKTSPVQLLVMALLEVPIFAVTEWAVLKYLKINDAGGSILIHLFACYFGLGVTFVLYRPSLNDGHVKEITSYQSDILSLMGTLFLWVFWPSFNSALTLKGDDQHRAVLHTFIGLSSSTMTAFALSAVFNKRGKLTMADIQNVTLAGGVTVGASVDMMISPAAAYALGIMGCTACFMGYRYLTPFLARRFRIQDQCGIHNLHGLTGLISCTAGICAILMANEETYGPSMYQIFTHRAPMEGDPKLLELQQLIPGLRPGLGRTAKEQVLYQVAAIFSTIGAAAVGGVLTGFALKLPCLATPSDEFCFDDELFFDVPSDFASMGVHKAPPSIKDI, from the coding sequence ATGAATAACTCCACTAGCCTGAGGGTGCGCTTGCCAGTGCTGGTACTGTTGATGGAAGTGGTTTTCCTTGGTCTCTTTGCCGGCTTTGTCACCTACGACGACAATGCCAACGCCAAGTTTCAGAACAATGAGACCAACCCTATGGACAACTCCCTTTATCGGGACTATCCCTTCTTCGCGGATGTGCAGGTGATGATCTTCGTCGGCTTCGGCTGCCTGCTGGCCTTCCTGCGGCTCTATGGCTTCAGCGGGATGGTCTTCAACTTCTTAACAGCCACCTTTACCATCCAGTGGGCCATCTTGGTGCAGGGCTACTTCCAGTTCTACTCTGATGGAAAGATCCACCTTGGGGTCATCAACCTGCTCAATGCTGAGTTTGCCTGTGCCGTGGTGCTCATCTCCTTCGGGGCGGTGCTGGGAAAGACCAGTCCGGTGCAGCTGCTGGTCATGGCCCTGCTAGAGGTCCCTATCTTTGCTGTGACAGAGTGGGCTGTGCTGAAGTACCTAAAGATCAATGACGCAGGTGGCTCCATCCTCATCCACCTGTTTGCCTGTTACTTTGGGTTGGGGGTCACGTTTGTGCTGTATCGGCCTAGCCTGAATGACGGCCACGTCAAGGAGATTACCAGTTACCAGTCAGACATCCTGTCGTTGATGGGCACCCTGTTTCTCTGGGTGTTCTGGCCCTCTTTCAACTCGGCTCTGACCTTAAAGGGTGATGACCAGCACAGGGCCGTCCTGCACACCTTCATAGGCCTCAGCTCCTCAACGATGACCGCTTTCGCCTTATCTGCCGTATTCAACAAGAGAGGCAAGCTCACCATGGCCGACATTCAAAATGTTACTCTGGCAGGTGGTGTGACTGTTGGGGCCTCTGTGGACATGATGATCTCCCCCGCAGCCGCCTACGCCCTTGGGATCATGGGCTGCACCGCCTGCTTCATGGGATACAGGTACCTCACCCCGTTCCTGGCCCGCCGCTTCAGGATCCAAGACCAGTGTGGCATCCACAATCTCCACGGCCTCACCGGCCTCATATCCTGCACGGCCGGCATTTGTGCCATCCTCATGGCCAACGAAGAAACCTATGGCCCCAGCATGTACCAGATCTTCACCCACCGTGCACCCATGGAGGGAGACCCAAAGCTCCTAGAGCTACAGCAGCTGATCCCAGGGCTGAGGCCTGGGCTGGGGCGCACCGCCAAGGAGCAAGTCCTCTACCAGGTGGCAGCTATCTTCTCTACCATCGGGGCAGCCGCTGTCGGTGGGGTGCTGACCGGTTTTGCACTGAAGTTGCCCTGTCTCGCTACGCCGTCTGACGAGTTCTGCTTTGACGACGAGCTGTTCTTCGACGTGCCCTCTGATTTTGCCAGCATGGGGGTGCACAAGGCCCCCCCCAGCATAAAGGACATTTAG